A stretch of DNA from Bacillus sp. FJAT-45350:
AGCGTGGTTAGCGAAAAGGGAAGGCTTGAATGCGCTTCGTGTCGCTCAGCTTCAGACACAACAAGGAGAATTACCAAGTGGTGTTATCCTTGATGGTATTTGTATTCTTATCGGGGGAGTTGTCTTACTAACTCCTGGATTTATAACTGACTTCATAGGGTTCTATCTGTTAATTCCTCAGACTAGAGGGACTGTGAAAGCTCTGATGAAAAAGATTTTAGAGAAAATAATACAAAAGGGTAATTTTGTTTATGTTTCACGTCGTTAATAATGAATGTAGCCTGGACATAAATGTCCAGGCTTTTCTATTCGGAGCTATCTCAACAGGACGTACTCTACTACTCCTACATTGGAAGTACTATTTAGGAATACTTTTAACAAGTAGCTTCTCCAAA
This window harbors:
- a CDS encoding FxsA family protein, which gives rise to MFRILLLLIIIVPAVEMLVLILAGNVIGVWPTIFLVVFTGVLGAWLAKREGLNALRVAQLQTQQGELPSGVILDGICILIGGVVLLTPGFITDFIGFYLLIPQTRGTVKALMKKILEKIIQKGNFVYVSRR